The sequence below is a genomic window from Streptosporangium lutulentum.
ATGGTCGCGGCCTTCCACTGCGCGCTGGAGGAGTTGACGTTCCAGCCCGGACCCGCGAACCGCGACGACCTCACCGCCCGTCTCCGCGATGCGTTCGCCGCGATCCCGGGCAGCGTCACGATGACGCTCCCCTGAACGAGGAGACCGCCCGGTACAGACCCCGGCTCTTCGGACGGGGGCCGGATCGGGTGGTTCGGCCGCAGCCGCTTCGTCCCCGTGCCTTCTCCGGACCAAGGCCGAGTGAAGCCTCGCTCAGCGGCACATCGCGTCGATGAGCTCCGGGAAATGCGGGAACTCCGCTCGTGCGGCGGTCACGATCCGGGTGGGGGCGCGGTGGCGGCCGGGTGCGTGCCGCTCGGCGATCGTATGGAAGGCTTTATTCGGCTGCGTAGGGGAGTCGGGGTCCGCGAAGGCCTCGGCGGGGCCTAGGCCGGCGGCGAACAGCCAGAGGAGGTCACCGAGATCTCCGGCGATCACACCGCACTCACCCTCGGAACCGATGTAGACGACGGGCTGGTCGGTGATCGCCGCATCGGGCCGTACCAGCCAGAAGCCGACGTAGTCACCCGCCCCGGTCGTGCCGAAGAAACGGAACTCGCCGCCGTCGACCTCCTGGTTGCCGGTCCACAGGCGGAACCACCACGCCGTCCGGTCGGGCTCCTCGAACCGGTCGTACGGTTCGAAGTCACAGCCGTGGGCCTCGTCGGTCTCCTCGTCCCACTCCCACTCGAAGCCGACGTCGGCCACTTCGGCCAGGGCGGCGGGTAACGCGAGATCTTCAGCTGTGTTCGCCACCCCGGAAGATTACCGGTCGGGGCCGGCCCGTGCGGGTGCTGCCGGTAGGGCCGCGATCACACGAACGTGTCGGGGAATCCGGGAGTCGTCGCAACGCTCGTGGCCGGGAGGCTCTCCCGGCGCGACGTTCCTCAGGGGGAGGGCGTGCGGCCGGGAATCCAAGGTGATCGGGTCGGCCTTCCTCGCTCTCGGTGCCCCGGGCCGGAGGGATCGGTGCTTCCGACGGGAACCTCGCACCGAGCGGGGCGACGGTCATTCATGCAGTTCATACTGTACAGGTCAAACTGGACAGTTAAGACTGTAGAAGTTAGCGTGAGGGGCATGAGCGAGAAACCAGGCCTGTCGCCCTCGGCGATTCAGGCGTCACGCGAGGTCCGTGCGGTCATCAGCCGCCTGCGGCGCCGCATTCTGAACGCCGCCGAGGTC
It includes:
- a CDS encoding SMI1/KNR4 family protein; the encoded protein is MANTAEDLALPAALAEVADVGFEWEWDEETDEAHGCDFEPYDRFEEPDRTAWWFRLWTGNQEVDGGEFRFFGTTGAGDYVGFWLVRPDAAITDQPVVYIGSEGECGVIAGDLGDLLWLFAAGLGPAEAFADPDSPTQPNKAFHTIAERHAPGRHRAPTRIVTAARAEFPHFPELIDAMCR